One segment of Anatilimnocola aggregata DNA contains the following:
- a CDS encoding BON domain-containing protein translates to MALDNSPDTAEADRNLLQRVNGFLCQRCRWSHRALEVSVERGVAVVQGQVPTFYLRQVAVECIKRVAGVTQVVDLIQVADEPRQRHLTGNSNDGQESSFVSKQQRAEAEGTAGVANCKPRPHYDRHHPVSCIEG, encoded by the coding sequence ATGGCATTAGACAATTCGCCGGACACGGCTGAAGCCGACCGCAATCTGCTGCAGCGAGTGAATGGTTTTCTCTGCCAGCGTTGTCGTTGGTCTCATCGGGCCCTAGAGGTCAGCGTCGAGCGAGGGGTCGCGGTGGTTCAAGGCCAAGTGCCTACGTTTTACTTGCGGCAGGTAGCCGTCGAATGCATCAAGCGCGTCGCGGGCGTCACTCAGGTGGTCGATTTGATCCAGGTTGCAGATGAGCCGCGTCAACGTCATCTGACCGGCAACTCGAATGACGGACAAGAGTCTTCCTTCGTCTCGAAGCAACAGCGGGCGGAAGCAGAGGGAACGGCAGGAGTGGCGAATTGCAAGCCACGCCCCCACTACGATCGTCACCACCCTGTTTCCTGCATCGAGGGATAG
- a CDS encoding universal stress protein — protein MIKRILVGLAGTTYTPVAIQRGVTLAQSYDAEVTGVAILDSSRLRCEPNREAIRAERMEIALSQIQRSIVDFETACQRASIKHRVVEESGDAFTALIDRARYSDLMVFGLRSVFKYDFLADDPESLLIRLVSAGVRPLIAVSEKYRRISRVIIAFNGTMESAKAMKRFVQMRLWPGAELKIVTFHPSEPKANELLRDAEDYCRAHGYSVCHQSNPGDPKVLLLAAATLWQADMIVMGNSARSVLTRRVLGDTLLETLRNTTIPLFLAQ, from the coding sequence ATGATTAAGCGCATTTTGGTGGGACTGGCGGGTACGACATACACGCCCGTAGCGATTCAACGGGGGGTCACACTCGCGCAATCCTATGACGCTGAAGTGACCGGAGTCGCCATTCTTGACAGCAGTCGCCTTCGATGTGAGCCCAATCGTGAGGCGATTCGCGCGGAGCGGATGGAGATTGCTCTTTCACAAATTCAACGGTCAATCGTCGATTTCGAGACAGCCTGCCAGAGAGCCAGTATTAAACATCGCGTGGTCGAGGAATCGGGCGATGCGTTCACGGCGCTTATCGATCGGGCAAGGTATAGCGACTTGATGGTGTTCGGACTGCGTAGCGTCTTTAAATACGACTTTCTGGCGGATGATCCTGAATCACTTTTGATTCGGTTGGTAAGTGCGGGCGTCCGTCCGCTAATTGCTGTATCGGAGAAGTACCGCCGCATTTCTCGCGTGATCATCGCCTTCAACGGCACAATGGAATCCGCCAAAGCCATGAAACGGTTCGTCCAGATGCGGCTCTGGCCGGGGGCCGAACTGAAGATTGTGACATTTCACCCGTCGGAACCTAAAGCCAACGAACTGCTGCGAGACGCCGAGGACTATTGCCGAGCGCACGGCTATAGCGTGTGCCACCAGTCCAATCCGGGCGATCCGAAGGTGTTGCTACTGGCCGCGGCGACTTTGTGGCAAGCCGACATGATTGTGATGGGCAACAGTGCTCGAAGCGTGCTTACCCGGAGAGTCCTGGGCGACACGCTGCTCGAAACGCTGCGCAATACAACCATTCCGCTATTTCTGGCGCAATAG
- a CDS encoding universal stress protein has product MKRFKNISLIYECDDSTLQRAALLAKENRARLTIVHAIKETNNSWGSLLIGQKSINMQSQFQEEQQARLKEFVRSVKSLGVRPSTRVMIGEPFLEIIRDVIQNRRDLVIMTAEGKGGIRQRLFGSTSKWLMRKCPSPVLVLKPSRKKQFRRILAAIDPEVTGDAHDTLNELILQLATSLAIRENAQLHIVHAWSLLGESQMRRMTGIPDVDIDRALRDEANRRRKLIEKLLLKHSVEHYLLHLIKGDAATVIPQLVAKLGIDLLTIGTVCRIGIPGFIIGNTAERVLDAVDCSVLTVKPEGFVSPVAPEVS; this is encoded by the coding sequence ATGAAACGCTTCAAGAACATCTCGCTCATTTATGAATGCGACGATTCCACGTTACAGCGGGCCGCGTTGTTAGCTAAGGAGAACCGCGCCAGGCTGACGATCGTGCACGCGATCAAGGAAACCAATAATTCATGGGGCAGTCTGCTGATCGGGCAAAAGTCGATCAATATGCAGTCGCAGTTCCAGGAGGAGCAACAGGCTCGCTTAAAGGAGTTCGTGAGGTCGGTGAAGTCGCTCGGCGTGCGCCCCTCGACACGCGTCATGATTGGCGAACCGTTCCTGGAGATCATTCGAGATGTCATTCAGAATCGGCGCGATCTCGTCATTATGACCGCCGAGGGAAAAGGCGGCATCCGACAACGACTCTTTGGAAGCACATCGAAATGGCTCATGCGGAAATGTCCCTCTCCGGTACTGGTGCTCAAGCCTTCTCGAAAAAAGCAGTTTAGGCGGATTCTGGCGGCCATCGATCCAGAGGTTACGGGAGACGCCCATGACACGCTCAACGAACTCATCCTGCAACTGGCCACATCGCTTGCGATCCGGGAAAACGCCCAGCTCCACATTGTCCATGCTTGGTCCCTCCTGGGCGAATCGCAAATGCGACGAATGACTGGCATTCCCGACGTCGATATCGACCGCGCGCTTCGCGACGAGGCAAACCGGCGAAGAAAGCTGATTGAGAAGCTGCTCTTGAAACACTCGGTGGAACACTATCTCCTTCATTTGATCAAAGGTGATGCCGCGACGGTTATTCCCCAATTGGTGGCCAAGTTAGGCATCGACTTACTCACGATCGGCACCGTGTGTCGTATCGGAATTCCGGGGTTCATCATCGGCAATACAGCGGAACGAGTGTTGGATGCCGTCGATTGCTCGGTGTTGACGGTCAAGCCTGAAGGCTTCGTATCGCCTGTTGCGCCGGAAGTCTCGTGA
- a CDS encoding cation-transporting P-type ATPase, with the protein MDVLIGENLHQLPADEVLQLLGTDAEKGLDILELQTRQARFGPNLIPAARGLGPWMRFLLQFHTPLVYILLAAAAITAFLHEWVDSGVIFAVVLVNAVIGFLQESSAAKALAALTQTTLTEASVLRAGEMRRISSTELVPGDIVFLQSGDKVPADLRLFHCRDLQVDESALTGESVPVNKQVDVMAANASLEERRNLAYTSTLVTYGQARGVVFATGASTEVGHISKLISTADVLETPLTLKIAKFSRLLLVVILGLACVTFLVGCLRGQPAFEMFMAAVALAVGAIPEGLPAAVTITLSIGVARMARRRAIIRKLPAVETLGSTTIVCSDKTGTLTVNQMTVSEILAGDSRYEVSGTGYGPLGEIKNLSEPGVALADNFAARECLLAGLLCNDSALAEKAGRWEVQGDPTEGALIASAAKGGLNQKESSAHFPRIDVIPFESQHQYMASLHEGKSPVGRKLYVKGAAEVVLSKSVAMLDASGRKVPLDSAAVHRQLESLAVKGLRVLVLASAELPGDVTSVTHADVNQLTFLGLQGMIDPPRPEAISAVRACQSAGIHVKMITGDHALTAQAIARQIGLNGGGGTARPEGPLVLTGRELAERSDAQLIDIAAQVAVFARVTPEQKLRLVRALQAGGHIAAMTGDGVNDAPALKQADIGVAMGVSGTEVAKEAADMVLTDDNFATIEAAVEEGRGVFDNLTKFIVWTLPTNMGEGLVILAAIFAGTTLPILPVQILWINMSTGLFLGLMLAFEPKEPDIMTRPPRDPKTPILTGVLIGRILLVSLVILVGAFGSFEWALGKGSGDAHARTVAVNVIVMVELFYLFNCRSLTKSMFQLGVFSNLWIWVGVGSMVALQLLFTYAPFMNWFFHSAPIGWDAWWRILLTAVVAHLIVGMEKWIRRKWTDRASVGVIVFTENKARGLER; encoded by the coding sequence GTGGACGTACTCATCGGAGAGAATTTGCATCAGCTTCCCGCGGACGAAGTCCTGCAGCTATTGGGAACGGACGCCGAAAAGGGGCTCGACATACTAGAGCTTCAGACGCGTCAGGCCCGCTTCGGGCCCAACCTGATTCCCGCCGCGAGAGGTCTCGGACCGTGGATGCGGTTCTTGCTGCAATTCCACACACCTTTGGTGTACATCCTGCTCGCGGCGGCGGCTATCACGGCATTTTTGCATGAGTGGGTCGATTCGGGAGTAATCTTTGCCGTCGTCCTCGTGAACGCTGTCATTGGTTTTCTACAGGAGTCCAGCGCCGCGAAAGCGCTGGCGGCGCTGACCCAGACGACGTTGACGGAAGCCAGCGTCTTGCGGGCTGGTGAGATGCGGCGAATCTCCTCCACCGAGTTAGTGCCCGGTGACATCGTCTTTTTGCAGTCCGGCGACAAGGTGCCCGCGGACCTGCGACTATTCCACTGCCGCGACCTGCAAGTCGATGAATCGGCTCTGACCGGTGAATCTGTCCCTGTGAACAAACAAGTGGACGTAATGGCTGCTAATGCTTCGCTCGAGGAACGCCGCAATCTCGCCTATACATCCACTCTCGTGACCTACGGGCAGGCGCGGGGAGTGGTCTTCGCAACGGGCGCGAGTACAGAGGTGGGACACATCTCGAAGTTGATTTCCACTGCCGACGTTCTAGAGACGCCGCTGACTCTCAAGATTGCGAAGTTCAGCCGTCTGCTTTTGGTAGTGATATTGGGACTGGCATGCGTGACGTTTCTAGTGGGTTGTTTACGCGGGCAACCGGCGTTCGAGATGTTCATGGCGGCAGTGGCGCTGGCGGTCGGAGCGATTCCAGAGGGGCTGCCGGCGGCAGTCACGATCACGTTGTCGATTGGTGTCGCGCGGATGGCTCGTCGGAGAGCCATTATTCGTAAGTTGCCCGCCGTCGAGACGCTGGGAAGCACCACGATCGTTTGTTCGGACAAGACTGGCACGCTCACGGTTAATCAAATGACCGTGAGCGAAATCCTGGCGGGAGATTCGCGGTATGAAGTCTCCGGCACCGGCTATGGTCCCCTTGGCGAGATTAAGAACTTGAGCGAGCCAGGCGTCGCCTTGGCCGACAACTTCGCCGCACGGGAATGCTTACTGGCGGGCCTATTGTGCAACGATTCAGCGCTGGCCGAGAAGGCGGGGCGCTGGGAAGTTCAGGGTGATCCCACGGAAGGCGCATTGATTGCTTCGGCAGCCAAGGGCGGCCTGAACCAAAAGGAATCGTCTGCACATTTTCCGCGGATCGACGTGATCCCATTCGAAAGTCAGCATCAGTACATGGCGTCGCTCCATGAGGGAAAGTCCCCAGTGGGGCGAAAGCTGTATGTCAAAGGTGCAGCGGAGGTGGTTCTGTCGAAGTCCGTGGCGATGCTCGATGCGAGTGGTCGCAAGGTTCCGCTGGACTCTGCCGCAGTGCATCGGCAGCTTGAAAGCCTGGCCGTGAAAGGGCTGCGGGTGTTGGTATTGGCCTCTGCCGAGTTGCCCGGCGATGTGACGTCCGTCACCCATGCCGACGTGAACCAGCTAACGTTCTTGGGGCTGCAGGGGATGATCGACCCGCCGCGGCCAGAAGCGATCAGCGCGGTGCGGGCCTGCCAGTCAGCCGGAATTCACGTCAAGATGATCACGGGCGACCACGCGCTGACCGCCCAGGCCATTGCCCGACAGATTGGACTGAATGGCGGGGGGGGCACAGCTAGGCCCGAAGGCCCGCTGGTACTGACCGGCCGCGAACTGGCGGAACGATCGGATGCCCAACTGATCGACATTGCGGCTCAGGTGGCGGTATTTGCGCGCGTGACTCCCGAACAAAAACTGCGGCTAGTCCGCGCTCTCCAGGCGGGTGGCCATATCGCGGCAATGACTGGGGACGGCGTGAATGATGCCCCGGCACTTAAACAGGCCGACATCGGTGTGGCGATGGGGGTCAGTGGCACCGAAGTCGCCAAGGAAGCGGCCGACATGGTCCTGACCGACGATAACTTTGCGACCATTGAGGCGGCTGTCGAGGAAGGACGCGGAGTATTCGACAATCTGACCAAGTTCATCGTTTGGACGCTGCCTACAAACATGGGCGAAGGCTTGGTGATCCTGGCCGCGATCTTCGCCGGCACCACCCTGCCGATCCTGCCAGTGCAGATTCTGTGGATCAATATGTCCACGGGGTTATTCCTGGGATTGATGCTGGCCTTCGAACCAAAGGAACCCGACATCATGACGCGGCCTCCGCGCGATCCCAAGACGCCAATCCTAACTGGCGTTCTGATCGGTCGCATCTTGCTCGTTTCGCTGGTCATACTCGTGGGAGCGTTTGGATCGTTTGAGTGGGCGCTGGGCAAAGGGAGCGGCGACGCACACGCCCGAACCGTGGCGGTGAACGTGATCGTCATGGTGGAGCTGTTTTATCTGTTCAATTGCCGGTCGCTGACGAAATCGATGTTTCAACTGGGGGTGTTCTCGAATCTCTGGATCTGGGTCGGCGTGGGGAGCATGGTGGCGTTGCAGTTACTGTTCACCTACGCCCCTTTCATGAACTGGTTCTTCCATAGCGCACCTATTGGTTGGGACGCTTGGTGGCGAATTCTGCTGACCGCCGTGGTGGCCCATTTGATTGTGGGGATGGAGAAGTGGATTCGGCGGAAATGGACAGATCGGGCGTCTGTTGGCGTAATTGTGTTTACAGAAAATAAAGCCAGGGGACTAGAACGATGA
- a CDS encoding DUF2934 domain-containing protein translates to MCHSNGQPIHVDEETIRARAHSKWESAGCPAGDGVEFWLEAEREVNAELAGARSAQG, encoded by the coding sequence ATGTGCCACTCCAATGGGCAACCGATTCATGTCGACGAGGAAACAATTCGCGCTCGTGCCCACAGCAAATGGGAATCCGCTGGATGCCCGGCGGGAGATGGAGTTGAGTTCTGGCTGGAGGCTGAGCGGGAGGTCAACGCTGAACTAGCGGGAGCACGCTCCGCTCAAGGATAA
- a CDS encoding response regulator gives MRVLIADGDEVFLEVAQHYLSDSGHEVNIATNGLDTVADLRRELPDVVVLDRELLWGGSDGVRALMQQVPRWSEIPLILTSTDVLPEVSGSVAGPPVAARLRKPYRLKDLLVHLHECSLIGTPSPLSVAVQRGCHNGTR, from the coding sequence ATGAGAGTGTTAATTGCTGACGGTGACGAGGTGTTTCTGGAAGTCGCCCAGCACTACTTGTCGGATAGCGGGCACGAAGTGAACATCGCCACGAACGGGCTTGATACTGTCGCCGACTTGCGACGCGAACTGCCCGATGTCGTCGTGCTCGATCGAGAACTGCTCTGGGGGGGCAGTGACGGTGTCCGGGCTCTCATGCAACAAGTTCCCAGGTGGTCGGAAATTCCTTTGATACTGACTTCGACTGACGTCCTTCCGGAAGTATCTGGCTCCGTCGCAGGCCCGCCGGTCGCAGCGAGACTTCGAAAGCCGTATCGCCTTAAAGACTTACTGGTCCATTTGCATGAGTGCAGTCTGATTGGCACACCAAGTCCGTTGTCAGTCGCTGTCCAAAGAGGATGCCATAATGGTACGCGATGA
- a CDS encoding cytochrome c: MISQGNVRLLAAVSGALLAIVAILSSVFWLWRTVAEIDRKPPQGGLKEQLMHRKTSAMQDILDGMIRGDLRRVETAADQMTAYGNTIKGYLSTAEYQKHGESFRGAVDDLRTAAREKDMDTAKEAALRLERSCLECHVLMNQRVQ; encoded by the coding sequence ATGATTTCCCAAGGCAATGTCCGACTACTTGCCGCTGTATCAGGTGCATTGCTGGCGATTGTGGCAATTCTCTCGTCGGTTTTCTGGTTATGGCGAACCGTCGCCGAGATTGACCGAAAGCCGCCCCAAGGCGGACTAAAGGAACAGTTGATGCATCGCAAAACGAGCGCAATGCAAGACATTCTGGATGGAATGATCCGGGGCGACTTACGTCGCGTGGAAACGGCTGCGGATCAGATGACGGCCTATGGTAACACAATCAAAGGGTACCTTTCGACTGCCGAATATCAAAAGCACGGTGAGAGTTTCCGCGGGGCGGTGGATGACTTGAGAACCGCAGCCCGCGAGAAGGATATGGACACAGCCAAAGAGGCCGCTCTTCGTTTGGAGAGAAGTTGCCTTGAATGCCACGTTCTGATGAATCAGCGAGTTCAATGA